DNA sequence from the Acipenser ruthenus chromosome 20, fAciRut3.2 maternal haplotype, whole genome shotgun sequence genome:
TACATGCTCTGTGAATGAATAGAATTGAAAACAAATTGAATCAAAAAGCCATTTGCTTATGGTTAATGATAATGACAGCCTCCCGTACGACCATGTTTGAATCTTGCAGGGTTTTTGATTTATTGACCCCTTTTTTAGAATCACTGAAAAAGGGCTGGTTTGTAAACTATAAGGTGGGAGACTCACCTCACTTCTGTCTTGAACAACTTAATCCTTAAATttagtcctgggcctctctcaagcagagactgacagTTGTGTCAAATTGTGTGGTAATTCTGTCATTCCCGCCAGGGGCTTGAATGGTACGAACAAACCTATTTCACTTGTTGCCTAAACCAGACTTAAACCCAGGCCTCCGTAGGGGGAAAGGCTCATTTTGTATTCAAAATCTGAGAACTTGGTAATAAAATTAACCTGCTATTGTGTTTTGTGCTGCTAGCATCTTGACATGATGTGCTTTATTCCAGGTTATGGTTTGGATTCATGGTGGGGGCTTCAAAATGGGTGGAGCCTCCCAGTACGACGGATCAGTGCTTGCTATCTATGAGAATGTGGTGGTTGTTGTGATTCAGTATAGACTGGGAATACTAGGATTTTTAAGGTAAGAGAAGAACAGATTTCTCCATTTTGTCAGTACCACAGGTATCATTTTCTGCAGGAATACATAGTGTCCCTTCTGTACATGTGTGTCCAGAGAACCATCTTATCCACTTATCTGGTTGTGATGAAAAGAAAGtaatattgtttgtgtttgttttttatagcaCCAGTGATGAGCATGCCCGTGGGAACTGGGGTTTCCTGGACCAGGTGGCAGCCCTGCAGTGGGTTCAGGAGAATATCAAGAGTTTTGGAGGGGATCCCAATTCTGTGACCATTTTTGGAGAATCGGCAGGAGGGGCCAGTGTGTCTGCTCATGTATGTAACTATAGTCTGTGCTTTTTTCCATGGGTAAAAGACCAGTTCATCAGATTATTGCTAGGATAGAGGCTCTGCCaaatagtgtatagtgtatagtgagACTATAAATTAAACTATAAAGCAGACCTACAGCCATTCATGTTTATGAGAACATGCACATTCAAAGGGTTATCATAATCACATACTGCATGTACATAGATTGTTTTAAAGCAACAAATTATCTGATAAtacccaaatgcaatctgaaaggtCTGTATGATTAAAGTTCAGGAAAGTTTTTGTGTTTACCATGTGGCAGACAGACCTTAAAAATGGTCACTATAAGCCTTATAACCTACAGCACTCGAGTCCCTAAATTGCTTACCTGGTAGAGGCACAATCTCATGGTGTGCGAGGTCAATCATACAGTTAAGGATTAGGGCTAGGGTTACATCCTGATTATGCAAAGTTGTTGATTTTCACTGGGTCATCCATGCAGAATCCAATTGCTGGAACTGTATCGCTGCATTCTGTTACAGCAGATCCTAATGGATAGGAGCCTGGTGAGTTTACCAGCAGGGTGGCAATTGTCAATCCTGAAATCTGCTGTCAAACCCAAGGGAGTAAAAATGCAATcgacttggtcgtgggatcggaggacgatGTTGTGGGGAATTGTCAAGGACATACTTCACCACTAGCTGTCGAGAGCATTACAATCTGGAGACATATAGAAATTCTTGTTAGTTACATCACACTTCAATTCTTTGCTGCCCATACCGTGTATGTTGGTACGGTGGTCTGCTTTTTCAGGATACTGATTGCTCCAGTTTTGTACATgcttattttttcagattttgtcTCCCTTATCGACTGGCCTGTTCCACAAAGCAATATCTGAGAGTGGAGTTGCAATTTTATCAAGCCTCATCACCTCCAATCAACAGATTATAACCAAGGTATTATACACACTAAAACAAATATGCTGGCTATACCATGTGCACCGATGGCTTTTTTCGATTAAAGCTGTTTGTGTGTCTAGATGATTGCTAATGTGACTGGCTGCGATGATAAGGACTCAGCAACTTTCGTCAAGTGTTTAAGAGGGAAGAATGAAGAGGACCTTGTGAGCGCAACGAAAACGGTTCGTATTGAGTATCGATAGATGCTAGAGAGAGAGGCTGAGAATAATTGATGACAGGCAGCATATTATAATGCTGTACAATTCCATCCaacagagaaataaaacaaaataatatttcatgcatctatacatatttttattaaatctcCTAACAAACGAATACACCAACTGAGAAACAGAAAATCTGCTTTGGgttatatatttgtaaaaaatatgttaatattttttaaatatacaaatggGTTTTGGATTACATTGCAAATCtatctaaaaaaaattaattattttgcccAGCTTTGCTCCTGAACAAACGTACAGCATATGTGTTTATGTTCTCAAGGTTAAACTACATTGACATCATCATCAGGTTATTTAGTCTCTTTACTTTCTCATGAGGATTAATTGATTGTATGCGCGTGCCTGCTGTTCTCTCTCATAGATTAAGTTCATAAATATTGCAGACACAATCGATGGAGTGTTTCTACCCAGCCCGCTTGAAGAGATCCTGAAAACACAGAAATTCAACAAGGTCCCCTATCTGTTAGGAGTGAACAACCACGAAACAGGCTGGCTCATGCCAAAGGTACACTCCAACTTGCCTTGATAGAACTGCAGCCACACCTTCTAATATCCTTCCTATTAATGTCACCCTCTGCTTCTTATTGCCACAAATATCCCAGACAGAATATAATGGAAGTCACTGGAGACAAGTTCCTGATGATATAACTTcagctgatattattattattattattattattattattattattattattatttagtcattttgtagacacttttatccaaagtgatttacagagactagggggtgaactacaGGTCAACAATTGCTGCTGCAAAGTCATTAGAATAGGACCTCGtttttttatgtctcatctgaaggactgagcacaaggaggttaagtgactcgctcagggtcacacacagtgagtcagtagctGGGATTGAatctggaacctcctggtaacaagcccctttctctaaccgctggtCAATATCAATCACATTCAacaccccacttaatatcactttacTGGTAATTACAGTAGTGATAGGTTTTGAATATAAAGTCCACTTGCAGCATAGAGCAGTGCGATGTGTATCTGTacagctttcttatgttttttagTAAAATGGTCCTGAAAGACTGACCATGGTCTTTACCTGGTACAGAAAGATGAGCCAGTGTACCACTACTACATTCTTTTGAACACATGAAACCTTCTCTATGAGCCGTTcgaattctctcagctggcccgtCACTGAAAAGCCTGGCCCGTCTTTCTACACAAATGCCAAAATGTGTTCTACATGTACAGAGTAATTGACTGaattcaaaatacacattttattaatgCACACTACTGTAATAGATGCAACGCCCAGTACTATATTGAGTTCCACAAAACAGGCATATTTCTTGTAGTTTAAACACTTCTTCTGTGTTTTATAAACTATTTGGAATGCATTTGAGACTTTCATACCATCATcattttattaaattgtatttattgtggAACTCATTTCCCTTTTATAGTAGATAAGCTGTGtcggtcaattattattattattattattattattttgtaaaatgcTTGACACTGCATAGCACTTTCTGTTTATGTACTAaatattgatatttatttttcagtgttgaTTCTGTAagtatttgcttttttaaaattgtagctTAAATAGTAAACTGTATCTTTTGTATTGCTATTTTATTGCTGTGTATCATATTGTTATTCCAGAGATTATTTCCTCCTGGTTGGGAGGGAGGAGTAGAGAAATATCAAATACTGGCTGACATGAATAAGATGTTTACAGCTAAGGTGAGACTTTCTGAACTCATAGTCTACTGTGAACACAGTAATTGTTGTGGACGAATGCCCCCTAATCACACCACAGTGTGTTATAAAAAAACTCATATTACTAGGGCAACATTCATACTATACCATACCTGCAAGCCTTTGAGTTTGCTGTGAGTTACATGTTTAGATTCAATTCAACGTACAGTACAGCTTGCTTGAATCCGCTTTTACTTTCgatcaaacaattaaaatatatctATCCTTAGTGTTAGGACTGAAAAGCCTCCCtcaatcaaatcatgtgacaatgtgacctttcaactctgcctgcCCCAGTGTTGGtgaagttacatttaaaaagtaatctgttagtTACATGTTCCTTATTACTTTAAAAAGAATCCATGTTATGCGTTAGCCgtagttctttttttaaatgtaactaaaagaaattatgtgtttttctttttttaccataATGTAAATCATTACCACATTTCATGatctgtctgaaaaaggaaccatagagttacaagttactgaaacatGTAGAAGAATGTAATCGGATTACAGTAATATGTTACATGTAATGCATTACTCTTCCAACCCTAGCCAGCCCTACCTACATTTATAAAGACGAAGCTGGTGGGACTGGCAGATGGGGATTGGCATGCATTGCAATGGCTGTATTAAATGAGACGCTTCTATTACAGCTGGCAGTGAATGAGCTCATTGCTGCTGAATACTTTAGAGACACAGAAGACCCAACCAAACTCAGAGACCTGGCCACTGAAATGTTTGGAGACGTATTTATAGTTCTGCCAACTATTAATGCTGCCAAGGATCACAAAGGTGAGCATATATCCATTTTAAAGgtgtaataataattttcttACAATGTATCCATCCTCAACATTAGAAATCCATTTCCTGTGTAGCATGAATTAAGGCTGCATCTTACTGCTTAAACCTCACGTTCTATGTTGGACATAGGACTCTGGGGTAAAGTTTGCCCAGCAACATTTTTACTGGCGTACCGAGGAGTAAACTgacttttcattgtcagtttatggcTTCGGTACGGCTTTAAATattcttccaatcggcttttaaaagaGTCAATGTGGAAGTCAATTCAGAGTACAGGTTTCTGCACATCCCTATGGTAAAGTAGGTTAAAAATCATGGCAAACTATGGAAAATGTATAGTATTTACACGGGAAAacagcaaaattactgtgcataaaataccatggtaaacttttataagtgacAGGAAATAGTTTCTCCTCAAACTTATAAGGCTCAGTGCAAAAGCAAAggcaaatctaaaacaaaataaactaaacatttttaagTGTCAATTTACACAGGCCCCTTAAATCAGACTGCAGTGTACACAACATGATAGCAGTCTCATATAACCAATGTGTTGAATGATCCAATAATCCAATAATTGAAAGTTTAGTATCCACTGAATGATTCATTTCTTTTGGTTATACAAAAGGCCCTACACTGTTCCCACCACAAAAAAAATCAGCTGCAGCAATTTTTACTTCTTCCTCTTCCAGAGGCTGGTGTGCCAGTATACCTGTACGAGTTCCAGCATCGccccagtatctacaaagacaaAAGACCCAGCTTTGTGAAAGCAGATCACGGAGATGAGATTAACTTTGTCTTCGGAGGTTGTTTCTGGAATGGACAAGTTAAGATCCCAGGTAATGTCAGAGACTACACACCGGAAGATGTTTGTAATACAATCACATATTTTAGTCttttttataataatactgtGAGGTCTTTTCTTACTGTTGTATTTCTCTAATAAATAGAAATGTGTTGGACATTTTGAAGACTTGGAGAAAGACTTCCAGTAGAAATGCTCGTCATAGAAAAGTTTATTCTTGTATTTACTATAGATCTAAATAATGCCACCCGTTAAATAATTCAAGCAGGAGCATCCTAGGGTATAAAATACCAGCACTGTTAGATATTTCATTTTAACAACCTTGATACACACTGTTACACCGTTTTAATCGGAGGTACTccgatccaccactgtttagagcGACGGAATAGACCTCTGCTCATGTGGACAGCAAACaacaaacttacatttttttgtCAGTGGTATCATGCAGAACTTTTATAgccaataagaaaaaaacaaatctgtttccaACAGTTGCCCTAACTGAGGAGGAAATGAAGCTGTGCAGGGTAATGATGGCGTACTGGGCTAATTTTGCTAGAAACGGGTAAGAATATTTACATTGTCAGACAGTGTTCTGTATTTAAAGAATCTTAAAGGTGTGGTGTCCCatactcattttaaaatatacagagaTGCTACACTTAATTGAGTTCGGGTACTgtaatagcttattgatctccatgttgttgttttttttttttgtgattctcaattaaatatgaattaatagaTGAATTGCCATGGTGCCCTATTTAAAGCCTCGTGTGGCTAGCTACTagctattgatcccagaatctcatcaagcagcttcttgaaggttcccagggtgtcagcttcttGTACCTGGTGGAAACTAAACCTGGAGCAGGGTTGACAAGCACTGCTACATGACCTGCTCAGTGACATTTACCTTTATTCATGTTTGATCTTCAGGACGCCCAATGGGGATGGGTTGGTGCACTGGCCAGTGTATGACAAGA
Encoded proteins:
- the LOC117425301 gene encoding carboxylesterase 5A-like isoform X2 is translated as MYFLVADPVVSTAYGSLKGRLSSVKGTDQVGHEYLGIPFAKPPLGPLRFSAPQPPEPWSGIRDATNQPAMCLQDMQHTAQLMKEVMLEFPMPATSEDCLYLNVYTPGEAATKEAKLPVMVWIHGGGFKMGGASQYDGSVLAIYENVVVVVIQYRLGILGFLSTSDEHARGNWGFLDQVAALQWVQENIKSFGGDPNSVTIFGESAGGASVSAHILSPLSTGLFHKAISESGVAILSSLITSNQQIITKMIANVTGCDDKDSATFVKCLRGKNEEDLVSATKTIKFINIADTIDGVFLPSPLEEILKTQKFNKVPYLLGVNNHETGWLMPKRLFPPGWEGGVEKYQILADMNKMFTAKLAVNELIAAEYFRDTEDPTKLRDLATEMFGDVFIVLPTINAAKDHKEAGVPVYLYEFQHRPSIYKDKRPSFVKADHGDEINFVFGGCFWNGQVKIPVALTEEEMKLCRVMMAYWANFARNGTPNGDGLVHWPVYDKNEEYMALGLEQKSGTKLKGDIMTFLTNLLSEKNKKPSEESGEQSAL
- the LOC117425301 gene encoding carboxylesterase 5A-like isoform X1, which codes for MKEMLSKNALVIYAVLWTASAAASTVADPVVSTAYGSLKGRLSSVKGTDQVGHEYLGIPFAKPPLGPLRFSAPQPPEPWSGIRDATNQPAMCLQDMQHTAQLMKEVMLEFPMPATSEDCLYLNVYTPGEAATKEAKLPVMVWIHGGGFKMGGASQYDGSVLAIYENVVVVVIQYRLGILGFLSTSDEHARGNWGFLDQVAALQWVQENIKSFGGDPNSVTIFGESAGGASVSAHILSPLSTGLFHKAISESGVAILSSLITSNQQIITKMIANVTGCDDKDSATFVKCLRGKNEEDLVSATKTIKFINIADTIDGVFLPSPLEEILKTQKFNKVPYLLGVNNHETGWLMPKRLFPPGWEGGVEKYQILADMNKMFTAKLAVNELIAAEYFRDTEDPTKLRDLATEMFGDVFIVLPTINAAKDHKEAGVPVYLYEFQHRPSIYKDKRPSFVKADHGDEINFVFGGCFWNGQVKIPVALTEEEMKLCRVMMAYWANFARNGTPNGDGLVHWPVYDKNEEYMALGLEQKSGTKLKGDIMTFLTNLLSEKNKKPSEESGEQSAL